Below is a genomic region from Macrobrachium rosenbergii isolate ZJJX-2024 chromosome 33, ASM4041242v1, whole genome shotgun sequence.
catttctcagcAACAAACGTTAAAATCCCATAAAATAGAAATCAAAAAGTGCCaagtcacataaaaacaaatgttaaaatatataaaataataaccatatataaacattacatacaaTCCCTTAAGAGCttacaaatgttaaaatattctcttatttatttatgacatTCATCTAGAGTTTGTCCTGTACAGTTGTATATATGAAGTTCCAGAGCTCAATCaatagtcataaaaataaaaaattaaataaaaaaggggcaaatcttgtaaaaataaatgttaacataaaatatatttgtacagtaacaAGTGTACGCAGAATAATCCATAtatgcctaaaaataaaaaaaaaaatgtagtacaTGACATTCTAATTCCAGCCTTCGGTTGCTTGGTGGTGTTAATTCGTGGCCGTGAATTCAAACGCATTTAGTGCTTGTTATTTGCAGTTTCTTACTTGCATTGAATTTATGCTGAATAATTAGCACCATGGTTATGATAAAACACCAAAAAATCGTGAAAAGACTGCCCCCATATCCCGTTCTCTTGGCTTGAGTAGCACGACAGTATCAACAATTGTTAATGATAACACACAGCTCAAGTCACGGATAATGTTACGAGGATGAAGAGCACCACTTTTGACAAGACGAGAGGCAAGATCTACAAAGAAATGGGAcagcttctttctttctccttggaCTTATTACTGTACTGCTATTGCCATACACCAACATTTCATTCAGGAGAAGGCATTGTCTCTGTCTGAAAACCTCTAGAAGAGGTTTCCCCATGAGAAAGACACAATTCAAGGGAAGCTCAGAATGATTTATGTATCTCATGCAGTGACACAATCTTCCCAATATCAAAATCAACAGGAATCACAGATTCCCACGGAAAACTGGAACCACACGAAAAGCAGACTTCTTAGGGTGCAATGAACTGCTGCATTTTGCCAGTGCAATGATAGCACGCACCTCCACCAAAGTTGCTCCTCAGATCCATCTGGGAAAGACAACCTATTATGTAATGAGGAGAAGCAGCAATGCTGTCAACATCCTGGACTTAGGAAGGATCCAAATCCTCAGGTAAATTCTCTGGTAGGCACAAATGGctttgctttatctccttttAGATAAATTTAAATGAGGTTTTCAGCTTACCATAATTTAACACTTTCCTTGATTCTGGCACAGTAAGTCCCTTGTGTGAGGACTTTGACATAAAATTAAACAGGGTCTTTGGGGTTTTCATGCATAAGAAACACTGCCTTCGGATAACTGATCTGAGCACTTTTAATGCCTTATGGCATTACCTTTGCAGGTTTGCTAACTCTAGCAAACAAGCAGGTGCTGCATAAGAAATGCAGATCCTTCTCCAAAGAACCCAAAAAACTTATGCTGCCTACTGGGGGCAATGACATATCTCCTTTAAGCCACAGTCATCacaaattataatacaataacaaagctttcatggaaaaatatatacctagCTGGATCAACAACGATAAAATATTAAGCTGGTTTACAatacattatcataattaaacatatttacacaCTTATACATAGATCCATAAGAAATACAGACTTCTAATGATAACATCTAACTGAAATAGGTGAAGGAGACTGCTCAACTACttagcaaaagtaaataatgattGCAGCTGTTCAAATAAACAGTCATactaataatcatcatcaaaattgCTACTTAAAAACTCTAGAAAACACCATTCATTAAtctccaggaaaaaaaaacagtaaggcACAGAAAAAAGCTGACATACTGacagaagaatagaaaaaaaaacataaatgttgaTGAGTAAAAATGCCACCAAAACTGGGAGTATCAATAAAAGGTTTGATCCGACCGGGGGCACAGAGAAATAATAGTACTGTCTCTCTTGGAGTGATTAGTGAACAGACAGGCTCATATAAAATGATGGGTattgtgttaaaacaattatatgttaagaaaattacattaatataaattttttctaaagttattcaggaaaaattacaaaaataatttaagaagagTACAGTATGGCAGAGTGTAAATTACAGTACATACTTTAAAATAATACACTGGGGCACTCTATTACAAAATAAAGACTTGAGGAGCAAAACAATGAGTTTCAGAAGACAAGCCACTaaagattacaataaaaaactttaaaaaataatgaaaacattgatATACATTTTATGTGAACATCCTAATTACAGCCCAGTTATAAACAGCACATCTCAGTTACACATGAACTTTGATCAACACTCTTTAAGTCTCATTATCTtcgacattttaaaaaattataacttgATACAATTTCTATAAACCAATTAGGAATGACAACTTGGAGAGCCTGTTTACTTATACTGTACGAACTTTTTTAGGGCACTTTACAATGCCAATTAACTAGACAAGTATCATACCTGGGTGTGGCACTTTACAATGCTAATTATCTACACGAGTATCATACTTGGGTCTAGGACTTTACAATGCTAATTATCTATACAAGTATCGTACCTGGGTCTGGCACTTTACAAAGCTAATTATCTATACAAGTATCATACCTGGGTCAGGCACTTTCCAATGCTAATTATCTATACAAGTATCATACCTCGGTCTGGCATTTTACAATGCTGATTATCTATACAAGTATCATACCTGGGTCTGGCACTTTACAATGGTAATTATCTATACTGTGCAAGTATCGTACCTGGGTCTGGCACTTTCCAATGCTAATTATCTATACAAGTATCGTACCTGGGTCTGGAAGCAAGAATGAAGGGCAGTGAGGAAGGGGTGATGGGCCGCCAGTGTCAAAATACGTCGCTCTGTCATTGTGCATTCAACATCATCATCTTGAAGTATAACATCTTTTTTCAGCACCTGAAAAATTCCAACCACTGTGAGGATATGAAcgaaaaaaagtgacagaaattaTCTTACACATTAGGTAAACGGTAAACTGGTGGAACTAAAACATCAGTAAGGTTCAATTACACAGCAGTTTTTGGGGATGTTTACTTCAAACAGCTGACTTTGATTAACTCTTGTAGAAGCCACTACAAGGCCTGATTATTTCTGAATAGATAAATACCAGATCTACAACCTCCTGACCTGGAATTTATCCATATCAATTCCAGAACAACAGGTTCTAATCCAGCAATAGCTTTTACTTGATAAAAGTACAATATCATTCATGTCAAAATCAATCAAAAAGGAGAATCAATTACAAAATTGACATCTTACCTTAACAGCATAAACTTCTTCAGTTCCCTTCAACTCAGCCAACATAACTTTACCGAAGCTTCCCTTCCCAAGGACTTTAATAAATGTGAAGTCATCTAGTCCTATTTTCTTTCCACCAAACACTGGATCTTGAATGTCGTATGGTTTGGCTGCAATGAAATTGACAATTTTTTAAGTGCGAATaaaatttagctttttatttcattgatatcACTTCAACTTTTTCAAATATCTTAAGTACATTTGTGTAACTAAAGCAACctaattaaaaattcatacacaGTAAGGTTCCATCTGTCTTTTGCCAGTATAGAACTTTTTTATGTATCTGAAATCATAGATTATTATGGGGCTGAACTGATGCCAAACCAACATCTCTTGTATTGAGCTTCCATAGGAAATGGTATACATCAAGATTCTGAATAATCAACACCTCTGACgttcagctttttttcttttcttttgcagcaCTTAAATATATCGCCTACTACTGTTTCGAAGCTCAGCATTGGGTATAAACCTTCCTTCAATGTTACAATGCTGTTCCATGGCCGGATGACAACACTCTaacaatttttcatcttttagacAAAACCGCTAAAAGAGGGACCTTCCTTTTTCCCAACAATGGTGATGATTACCCTGCCCACCACTGGAATAAATCCTATTGGGCATCCTCCTTAAACTCTATTAAAAAAGGGAATCCCACTAAAGATTTAATGTGTACTGCTGCTTCTACAGCACGAACAGCCATGCTCCACTTAGATACCAGTGTTAAACCACCCATACCAGGTCTTCTTACTTTTAATGTGAGACTGTATCATAGACTTCTCGGCAATGCTGTAAGCATTGAAAATGTAAGTTTATGCACAACTGTAATACTTTCCTGAAAAACATTTCCCTCAAGTTTTATGAGACTGGTTTATTTATTCGCTTATATTGCTGATTATGCCTGTTGATAGGTTTCATCTGTTCTTATAAAGTTTCTCTTTCAACTCTTTCTCTTTTCACACTCGGGCGTTCCATTCTGTGGAAGCTTTTCTGTAAGATTCTGTGATGATTCTGAATGCTATTGTTAAtactaataatcatcatcatcagcgtaATACTAGTATCAAAGTCAAGTCAAATGGACTTTCATTTCACTGCTTAAGACTGTGagtacattaaaaatgaaatgcagttaggtttatgtttgtgaataataatacttCTGGACAACACTAATAAACAGATACAATCTGAAGTTACTGtgataaaaacaacaaagtttTAATGAGGTATCCAGTAAGATGCAAAATTTTAATGGGACATCCAATAAAATGTCCATTGTAGTACAGGGACTGCAATTTCCCTTAGCAAGCTTCAAACAGTTTTCCACTGGCTAATCCTCCCATGCTAACTACACGGTTACACATCttcctatacaggcagtccccggtaatcagcagggttccgtttctgagggcgtgatgataaccgaaaatcggcgatttcggcgatttttgggggttatcggcgcTGCAAAGccccgattttcggttatcagcgcctctcttaggtatgtatcggcgccaatacccaattatcggcaccgataagcggaaatcggcgatttttggcactgaaatttgccgattttcgttgctagacaagccccataaaaccagattattgttaaccggggactgcctgtactggatATCCTTCTTAATACAGTTCACCCAATACTATTTGGCATTTCATCTGTGGAGTTTCTTCATCATTGgaacaaaataacatttaacGGCCGAAGAGCTCTCCATACTGGCGATGACAAACAGCTCCTCATGTAACCACAATAACGTAATTTAGCAAGAGTACTCAAGTTGGAAATGTAACTTACTCTTAAACTCCAGTCCTTCCTCTGCTAGGCATCTCTccttcatcttgctatccataaTTCTTTGGGCTTCAGCTCTGAGTCTGATCTCCTCCTCATCTACTTCGCTAATTGAACCGCTAACATTTACACTTTGAATTGATGTTGGTACCTTTGACTGTTCAGAGACCGactgtgggggagggggagagttaAATAgtgaatcaaatataaaaataaaatctttaaattacTTCAGCATTTCAAAATGGGTTGCAGATGCTATATAACTATAATGTCACAAAACAATATGGATGAtgaatttgtaattattgttttagTTGTAACTGAGTGGTGTGACCTATCTTCTTAAAAGCACCATAATTTACCTTCACCTAAATTGAGATTGACTGATGAATGGTGACCAAAAGATACTGCAAAATAAGCAAAGTTTTAAGAGCTGAGATATAATGGTTCACTTTACACCAGCATCACAGTACAAGGTAAAATTCTAGGAGTTAGGGTGTCAAATGCTTGTTCAAAGTATTAATGTTTCactgttttctctttccttccctaTTCTGACCTTCATAAGAGATTAAgatttaaaattcttttgaaataccTCCTCTGAGCACATAATTAACTAGGAAATACATAACAAACTCTTGGAGGCAtccatgaataaatgaacaacagAGCAGAATGGTACTTTATCAATGTTTGACAATCTCAATCACTTTATGCCCTCTTGAAGTAAGCCCACATTCAGTAAGGACCAACTTAATCCCTTTCAAATACTTTAAACCATCCGCAATTCAAAAGAATTTCTCAATTAAAAAACAATACTAAATGTCCCCTATCCTATTTCTGAAGGAAGAGCACTAGTATAACGTGAGGGGTGCAAATACAATACTGTAACGTATAAGCAAAACCAGCTTGCTTGGAcagaaatccttaaaaaaatgcaaacatctACACAATCTATGTTGGCAAGCCAGATAATTCAAGAATCACAGTTCAACTAGCAACTCATCCTTGAATACCAACCAGGCTGATTCTTGGGGATATTTTTGCCTTTGAAGTATGAATACAACCACTTATACACACATCCACAGCACAAAAATCATCAAATGGCTTTAGGTGTTAGCACCCCATATTGAGTTTTCTCATGTGTCATGACAATCAATTTGATTAAATGTGGAAATATTCACATGTATTATTGTCAAATAATAAGCCCTTCCCTTGATAAAACAGTCTTGAAAATCAGCAGTTTGCAGCAAAGAATTTTAGGATTTCCTCAAATTTCTATGCAGATGTATGTAGGCAATGCATGGGGAGATGCAGGTCTCCCAATTGCAGTATAAATTTTTGCCTACGTACAAATGGAACACGTACTGTACTCTCATTTGCCTGATGTTCAGCAATaccgtattttttcattttattcaagacgACCCTACTCTTTCTTAGTGACCTCTGAATGTCAGCTACATAACTAAAGTACGTCGTCAAGGCAACAGAAACTTTCTGCCTCCTTTTTTTGAAGTTTGGCCCTCCAACATAATTATTCACTCCAATGCTTCATCATTCATCCCTTCAAACCCCGAGCGCTAGAAAGAACCTGCTCTTAAATTACATAATCCTCAAAATCTGCAACACCATCTGTTGTACTGATACATACATTAATCGTCATCATCCCTTACCCACTGCTCATGCATTAGCAAATTCTCAAACAGCACCTTCCCTCTCTTGCATCCTTTCTACCCAACATATTCCTGATGTTTATTCCATTCCACATTTCAAATATTCAAACGTTTCTAGGATATCTTCCTCTGAATCTGCTTTGAACAGGTCACCTGCATATTCTAGTTTTCATGAGTCTCCTTTTCTTTAATTGCATCTAGCTTCCtacaataatataaaacataGTGGCTCAATCATTCCAGACGACAAAATTCATATCACACTCTCCTGATGTAATGTCACTTTTTCATTCTAGATTTTTGTATAGCATTTCTTCCCAAATAGCAACTGCCAATTTTTTTCACCTCCCCTTCAGTATCTCTTCCCATATCTTCAAACTGTGCCTAATAAATAGCTCTTATAAACTTTTCACACAATAACGCCTCACTTGTCCTTTCCCATAATAGCTGTATGGTATTACTCTTTTCCTGATCTTCtgttcttttctcattttcttcatatgATTGGGTCTACTTTCCATAAATTGGTTTGCCATTATCGTCCTCGTCATTTTAATCTGTAATCTTCCAATTTTCTATCAATCAGACATTAACTACCTCTCATCTGCATATTCATCCTGTGTTTTTTCAGCGTCACACAGTCAACTTTGCTCTTCTACCATTCATTCGATTTACAGAACTGTGAACCAATTCTCCTACAATGTATCGTAAAATCTTTAAGCTATTTTCTGTGGCTGACACCTGAAATAGCATGTCCCTTGAAGTTTAATTTTCCATCCAAAACCATCACAAACATTACCCTTACCTTCTTCTTAGTACGTTTTGCGGCGGCTTCGTCCTGAGGACGTATTCCCATGGCGTGAAGAATTTCTGATAATTGCTTAACATCTATACCACAGTTATTGGCTACGTTCCTTTTGCATCTCTTGTGCACGTTCATGTTGCatgctgaaaacaaaagaaaatcttgtGAATGCCTTCCTTACGTCTAGGAATGTACACTGCATTAGCAGCATATCCACTATAGCAGGATTATCAACACTATCacaatcattattatcaatatcgtTACCATTGCTTTTTGTGTGAAATGAATTACCTTCGTGAAGCTGACtggaacactatatatattaaatggtaAATATATCAAACGTAGAGACTGGgttgtaatttttcattgttaaatagcggtatcaataaaaataattttctcttttgctttccaaacaaaaacatttaacttGAAATAATAACATCACTATGAATTTAACAATGAATTTACGACAACAATCCAGTTTCCTAAAAGTCTGACTTTCAAAAGACACAAAAATTCATACTAAAAATATCCACCGAAAGTACCCATACAAAGGACAAGATAGTCTCGCACCTTCACACTGAAGACCCTGACGTATAAGGCCATAGAGCAGCGATCCACAGTGGTCACAGAATGTAAATAACTTGTAAGAATGAACAGAAAACCGGTGTGGAACATTTACATTAAAACGCTGTTGGCCAGTTCCCTGGAAAAAACAAATAGCACAGGCATAAATAACTACAAACTTGTCACTAGACTCAAAACTATTTTACATTTCACGTCACACACTCTCACAGTTTTCCCATTCTACTTTTCACCAGGTATTCTCGACTTACACATGGTGTGTCAATGTGCGGCattcaaataacattaattcaCTTTTTTATAAGTGACTGGTCCAAGCACGTAGCATTACTGTGCTGCAACCGTTTGCAAGTGTTGGTTGTCTACCAAGGAAAAAAATGTCTACAATAAACAAGACTGGCATTAATGCTTAATACAGGCTTTTGCCATTACCAGAATCTCCTACTGTTGCTGTCTTGTACTCAGGCTCACAGTACATAAATATACCTTTATAAAGGTAGTTATAAGTATTTTCAATCAACCTTAAAAGCAAAGCAAATCAGAAAAAGGACGAAAATCAACCTCCAAAAAGTGAATCAGAAAAAGGCTTAAAGTCCACTGCAATCAAAGCATACAATAAAGCGTTCTCTTAAGCTGCTAAAAATACCACAATATTCTTAATTaccaacttttgaaaaaaaaaacccgaggAAAACAAGCTAGGTATTATTGGACGCTTCGCTACATTGCATTACATTGCCAGACAAATTCAAATTTGGTTGGTTACCTTGACTAATGGTTCTTCTGAGACTGCTTCACGATCAGCACCAGCACCACCTTTACACCCCGGACATCTTGTGACAACAGACTGATGACATCTCTTGTGGACTACGCAAGTGCAAACTTGACATTGGTATCCCTGCTTTCCCAGACCCCAAATAAACTCTCGGCAATGAGAACAAAATGTTGGTTGCCTTAGGAATGTTGCCATGAATTTGTGACCATTGACCTGAAAGAAACAACAAACTTCAGAATCGGAGACGAGTCTTATAAAAGCATATACGGTATCGCATTCCATTGCTTTCTCCCTTCCACTTTCATCTATTCCTTTTGGTTTCTTACTAACTGGTTATCCAACATCTttagcttttaaaaataaatggtttagCAAGTTCAATAACTAGCTCAAGCTATGAATctcattaaactactttaacagcATTACTATTACATATTACTCCTGAGtaagaaaataactttcaatGAAAATCAATAATATGATACCGATGTTGGAATGCTGAATAAGTCCTTCGTTTTTACCACATACTCacaacaaaaacaatggaataatgAAGTAACATCTCAACATAACAGACTTCTGTACTTACCAGCTACATTACTACCATTATTTTTTGCAATGCTAC
It encodes:
- the Pkc98E gene encoding protein kinase C isoform X2 translates to MFTGNIKVKICEASDLRLTDCMTRYAQDKTLDPYVTLEVDEVPWTKTQPKQKTFTPVWNEWFEHEVAGAVHLGLKIFHFSAVGHDDFVADATVPFEEICADNQTHADLWVDLEPQGKLHVVIELKWAQLEDGGVRPREFQERQGFNRRRFAMRRRVHQVNGHKFMATFLRQPTFCSHCREFIWGLGKQGYQCQVCTCVVHKRCHQSVVTRCPGCKGGAGADREAVSEEPLVKGTGQQRFNVNVPHRFSVHSYKLFTFCDHCGSLLYGLIRQGLQCEACNMNVHKRCKRNVANNCGIDVKQLSEILHAMGIRPQDEAAAKRTKKKSVSEQSKVPTSIQSVNVSGSISEVDEEEIRLRAEAQRIMDSKMKERCLAEEGLEFKTKPYDIQDPVFGGKKIGLDDFTFIKVLGKGSFGKVMLAELKGTEEVYAVKVLKKDVILQDDDVECTMTERRILTLAAHHPFLTALHSCFQTQDRLFFVMEYVNGGDLMFQIQKARKFTEPRARFYAAEVTLALQFLHRNGVIYRDLKLDNILLDSEGHCKIADFGMCKEGITDNATTTTFCGTPDYIAPELMQEFDG